From Micromonas commoda chromosome 3, complete sequence, a single genomic window includes:
- a CDS encoding predicted protein, with translation MALVVTPTLASIAPAGRPSLGRSRGGTGAMTLPRPSTSSPRQPAKPVGRSGRSSRGSIQVAASPLPIADVAALFDNPFSKAAEEVDSSLPGWFPALSFIAYVLVLREVRRIRQREERKAREKMAKAAQEAAQRKVESMGPEVWGKLIVCLVIDALGDSSFLLPGLGEGTDIAYAPLEAFLLSQLFRSNVVSGVGFVEEALPFTDVIPTATLAWMTETFFSDTWPGRALGLGGDKPVEKEKDEKKDK, from the coding sequence ATGGCGCTAGTCGTGACCCCgaccctcgcgtcgatcgcgcccgcgggacgCCCATCActcgggcgctcgcgcggcggcaccggcgcgatgacgctcCCCcgtccgtcgacgtcgagccctCGCCAACCGGCGAAACCCGTCGGAAGGAGCGGGCGATCGTCTCGAGGAAGCATCcaggtcgcggcgtcgcccctcccgatcgccgacgtcgcagCCCTGTTCGACAACCCGTTCAGCaaggccgcggaggaggtcgacTCCAGCCTTCCGGGCTGGTTCCCCGCGCTCTCGTTCATCGCGTACGTCCTCGTCCTGCGCGAGGTCAGGCGGATCAGGCAGAGGGAGGAGCGCAAGGCGAGGGAAAAGAtggccaaggctgcgcagGAAGCGGCGCAGCGCAAGGTCGAGTCCATGGGGCCCGAGGTGTGGGGTAAGCTGATCGTGTGCctcgtcatcgacgcgctcggggacTCGTCGTTCCTGCTGCCCGGCCTGGGCGAGGGGACGGACATAGCGTACGCGCCCCTGGAGGCTTTCCTGCTGTCGCAGCTGTTCCGCAGCAACGTGGTGTCGGGCGTGGGTTTCGTGGAAGAGGCGCTGCCGTTCACGGACGTGAtaccgacggcgacgctggcgtgGATGACGGAGACGTTCTTCAGTGACACCTGGCCGGGCAGGGCTCTCGGCCTAGGGGGCGACAAGCCGgtcgagaaggagaaggacgagaagaaggacaagTAG
- a CDS encoding predicted protein, producing MRTRPAFGRCDCAGSDRGWEVAGGYTSEASHVRRSPTPDGNSLLGGVAQLCHAFFHCSPTPELSSHPDELCLRVACDPAGRKCETKGVVVVAALRDRAGDLRFLSRYSNCPLSSHAEEYVVRDEELVRAVMEMAPEDDARSSTKTPGSAGTLTLYQRLQPCHGSSDNRGPLWSCSDALVAGLHRELLGPRGVSLRVAVSYTYRAHWDVRGFESERERRWWGPKVEAAREGIRVFAAAAKDGVTLEALNAEDWAFLVSLCDEDVARDYAAAFGEGGEGFGSKGCGVFTAPAVAHRRAMDEFVAEQIRRHSASGPTNGRATNAAG from the exons ATGCGCACGCGGCCCGCGTTCGGGCGGTGCGACTGCGCCGGTAGCGACCGCGGGTGGGAGGTCGCCGGAGGGTACACCTCCGAGGCGTCTCACGTGAGAAGGAGCCCAACCCCGGACGGGAActccctcctcggcggcgtcgcccagcTGTGCCACGCGTTCTTCCACTGCTCCCCGACCCCGGAGCTGTCGTCGCACCCCGACGAGCTGTGcctgcgcgtcgcgtgcgacCCGGCGGGGCGAAAGTGCGAGACCAAGGGCGTggtggtcgtcgccgcgctgcgggaTCGAGCCGGGGACCTCAGGTTCCTCTCCAGGTACTCCAACTGCCCGCTCTCGTCCCACGCCGAGGAGtacgtcgtccgcgacgaggagctcgtccgaGCGGTCATGGAGATGGcacccgaggacgacgcgcgatcgtccACCAAAAccccgggctcggcgggcaCGCTCACGCTGTACCAGCGCCTGCAGCCGTGCCACGGAAGCTCCGACAACCGAGGACCGCTCTGGAGCTGctcggacgcgctcgtcgccgggctccaccgcgagctgctcgggcCCCGGGGGGTGTCGCTGCGCGTGGCGGTGAGCTACACGTACAGGGCGCACTGGGACGTGCGGGGGTTCGAatccgagcgcgagcgaagGTGGTGGGGTCCGAAGGTGGAGGCGGCTCGAGAGGGCATACgggtcttcgccgccgcagcgAAGGACGGGGTGACGCTCGAAGCGCTGAACGCGGAAGACTGGGCGTTTCTCGTCAGCCTGTGCGACGAAGACGTGGCCAGGGactacgcggcggcgttcggtGAAGGGGGCGAGGGTTTTGGGTCGAAAGGGTGCGGCGTGttcacggcgccggcggttgCGCACAGGCGAGCGATGGACGagttcgtcgccgagcagatTCGGAGGcactcggcgtcggggccgaCGAACGGGCGCGCCAcgaacgc CGCCGGTtag
- a CDS encoding predicted protein, which yields MGLFHEGDVVSAIAAAKAKGAPLLVFILGDDPSSAEMVRALEDSNDGGGATLRSEAGDEGWVALRLAEGGTDAANFRALCPAGNAPVAVAVDARTGAKIGEASGADGADVLASKLKDLREAHESDLRLQTMAALARLAGAQTPANPAPATQPPPANPAPATHEPPAQPAPAPRADDPSRDETSRGDASFAAADADAIFAKAKAEAELNAARAEMAARIKADAALKRAAAIEERARMAAEAEKRREDEAKRAAEEKERKAVEARERLGVAARIQLPDGTSVTARLPAGATIGDVRDFLVADAPEVDWKNLEIWNAWPRRVVDESDPTATVAEDLGLGARPSLLAIYRVGGGNGGGSVTHRAGPGGVTAGGGGTAGGGALDALLGILRKIWALVCSFLGMDLFAARGGGAAPRGDPVSHRPTAVPRGDGADGSNPVRRSGAGGGGNGNVHTLGGLRDDDDEGDDGRNRFWNGNSTQFGGGPADADAGDAPMDGFYTSRNE from the coding sequence atggGACTCTTTcacgagggcgacgtggtCAGCGCTATTgcggccgccaaggccaagggcGCGCCCCTTCTCGTGTtcatcctcggcgatgacccgTCGAGCGCCGAGATGGTCCGCGCCCTGGAAGACTCGAACGACGGTGGGGGCGCCACGCTGAGATcggaggctggcgacgaggGGTGGGTGGCGCTCAGGCTCGCGGAGGGCgggacggacgccgcgaatTTTCGCGCGCTGTGCCCCGCGGGCAatgcgcccgtcgccgtcgccgtggacgcgcgcacgggcgcgaagatcggcgaggcgagcggcgccgacggagcgGACGTCCTGGCGAGCAAGCTCAAAGATCTCCGGGAGGCGCACGAGTCGGACCTGAGGCTGCagacgatggcggcgctcgcgcggctcgccggcgcgcagACGCCCGcaaaccccgcgcccgcgacgcaaCCGCCCCCCGcaaaccccgcgcccgcgacgcacgagccgcccgcgcaacccgccccggcgccaaGGGCCGACGATCCATCCCGAGACGAAACATCCCGAGGAGACGCATCAttcgcagccgccgacgcggacgccatcttcgccaaggccaaggccgaAGCCGAGCTTAACGCCGCCAGGGCCGAGATGGCCGCCAGGAtcaaggctgacgccgccctcaagcgcgccgccgcgatcgaggagagggcgaggatggcggcggaggcggaaaAACGTCGCGAGGATGAAGCGAAGagagcggcggaggagaaggagcgaaAGGCAGTGgaggctcgcgagcgcctcggggtGGCGGCCAGGATCCAGCTCCCGGACGGTACCAGCGTCACCGCGAGGttgcccgcgggcgccacgaTCGGGGACGTGCGCGACTTCCTCGTCGCTGACGCTCCGGAGGTGGATTGGAAAAATCTGGAAATTTGGAACGCGTGGCCGAggcgcgtcgtggacgaaTCGGATCCCACGGCaaccgtcgcggaggacctGGGCCTCGGCGCCAGGCCCTCGCTGCTCGCGATCTACCGGGTGGGCGGGGGGAACGGCGGTGGgtcggtgactcaccgggcgggtCCCGGCGGGGtcacggctggcggcggcggcacagctggcggcggcgcgctcgacgcgttgcTCGGGATCCTCCGTAAGATCTGGGCGCTCGTGTGCTCGTTCCTGGGGATGGACCTTttcgcggcgcgtgggggCGGGGCTGCGCCGAGGGGCgacccggtgagtcaccgacCCACCGCCGTCccgaggggcgacggggccgaCGGATCGAATCCGGTGAGGCgatccggcgccggcggcggcgggaacgggaaCGTTCACACCCTGGGAGGGttgagggacgacgacgacgagggcgacgacggtcgcAACCGGTTCTGGAACGGCAACTCCACGcagttcggcggcgggcccgcggacgccgacgcgggcgacgcgcccatgGACGGCTTCTACACGTCTAGAAACGAATGA
- a CDS encoding predicted protein, protein MSLLARTSRAAFSFLGSSQGTRALRLASTAAPPRGHHLHTAPRHLPASHLARPSTAPSFATRAMSSGNDQATTHVPPAPGVSKLYAAEPVAGRCALITGASSGIGQATAERLAELGCRLVVAARRKDRLDALATRLANDFGAKVHCVALDVTDVDAVMSLPSALPAEFADVSILVNNAGGALGTAKCTENNMDDVATMLDANVKGVVACTRAFSPGMVERGCGHVVNISSIAGVEWYGGGSVYCATKAAINAFTYASRKDLHDTPCKITSVSPGFVNTEFATVRFKGDKGKADNVYAGMKYGGPLLAEDIADNIVYALTRPGRVQVCDMLVYPTCQASARDIARE, encoded by the coding sequence ATGTCTCTCCTCGCGAGGACctctcgcgccgcgttcagCTTCTTGGGATCGTCCCAaggcacccgcgcgctccgcctcgcgtccaccgccgctccaccgcgcggtcACCACCTTCacaccgccccgcgccaccTCCCGGCGAgccacctcgcgcgcccctccaccgcgccctctttcgcgacgcgcgcaaTGTCCTCTGGCAATGACCAAGCGACGACGCAcgtcccccccgcgcccggcgtgagCAAGCTctacgccgccgagcccgtcgccggcagATGTGCCCTGATCACCGGCGCGTCCAGCGGCATCGGCCAGGCCACCGCGGAgaggctcgccgagctcggatgccgcctcgtcgtcgccgcgcgacggaaagatcgcctcgacgcgctcgcgacgaggcTCGCGAACGACTTCGGAGCGAAGGTCCACtgcgtcgcgctggacgtcaccgacgtcgacgcggtcatGTCTCTCCCGTCGGCACTCCCCGCGGAGTTCGCGGACGTCTCCATCCTGGTCAacaacgcgggcggcgcgctgggcACCGCCAAGTGCACCGAGAACAacatggacgacgtcgccaccaTGCTGGACGCCAACGTGAAAGGGGTCGTCGCGTGCACCAGAGCCTTCTCCCCGGGGATGGTGGAGCGCGGGTGCGGGCACGTGGTGAACAtctcgtccatcgcgggcgtcgagtggtacggcggcgggtccgtgTACTGCGCCACCAAAGCCGCAATCAACGCGTTTACGTACGCGTCCAGAAAGGACCTCCACGACACGCCGTGCAAGATCACGTCAGTGTCCCCGGGCTTCGTCAACACCGAGTTCGCCACCGTGCGGTTCAAGGGGGACAAGGGCAAGGCGGACAACGTGTACGCGGGGATGAAGTACGGCGGCCCGTTGCTGGCGGAGGACATCGCGGATAACATCGTGTACGCGTTGACCAGGCCGGGGCGGGTGCAGGTGTGCGACATGCTCGTTTACCCCACGTGCcaggcgtccgcgagggacaTCGCGCGGGAGTGA